A region from the Sutcliffiella horikoshii genome encodes:
- a CDS encoding YbaK family protein, whose translation MTVVTTFKEKRREKQMKYERKMLREISLEVLRTKVKDFFSPYLKNKKQVTAIEEGCLDVAIEAYLLGASYSKFGYYGENAEQVKTRCHVEEKYLIDTLYDYFLYWGSIGDNDMVHESFYMTCDAFVDYWWREGFHKGEKRYRMRLH comes from the coding sequence ATGACTGTAGTAACAACCTTCAAGGAAAAGCGCAGGGAAAAGCAGATGAAATATGAGCGAAAAATGCTGCGTGAAATATCATTAGAGGTTTTACGGACAAAGGTGAAGGATTTTTTCTCGCCATACTTAAAGAACAAAAAACAGGTAACTGCCATAGAAGAGGGCTGTCTTGATGTAGCGATTGAAGCTTATCTTCTGGGTGCTTCATATAGCAAGTTTGGGTATTATGGTGAAAATGCAGAGCAGGTGAAAACGCGCTGCCATGTGGAAGAGAAGTATTTGATTGATACCTTGTATGATTATTTCTTGTACTGGGGTTCCATCGGTGACAATGATATGGTTCATGAATCGTTTTATATGACGTGTGATGCCTTTGTTGATTATTGGTGGCGCGAAGGTTTTCATAAAGGAGAAAAAAGATACCGCATGAGGTTGCACTAA